The following are from one region of the Polyangiaceae bacterium genome:
- a CDS encoding succinylglutamate desuccinylase/aspartoacylase family protein: protein MFRPHPTISDAWILSRSGELEPPVTVVLAALHGNERCGVAAIESVRRDPSPFVERQLSGSVVFVHGNPRATEQRRRYTDGGTDINRLFSYGYVESLAREAWTYEHERALELKPLVTGADALLDIHSASQPTPPFVICDGSKEAVRLGAATGFKVTYGWDGPGMLMDQVSIGSLVSQGKPAVSVECGQHEAPSTMEYAHAVLDSFLVAIGSLAGELPPSEAEVFRLFARVVKPTHDFELARDFASFERLGAGESLGSGPGLTIVIEREAYLLLPTPSAERGEDIVYLAERVS, encoded by the coding sequence TTGTTTCGTCCCCACCCCACAATCTCCGATGCTTGGATCCTGAGTCGCTCCGGCGAGCTCGAGCCGCCGGTCACCGTTGTGCTCGCAGCCTTGCACGGCAACGAACGCTGCGGCGTCGCCGCGATCGAGAGCGTGCGTCGTGACCCATCTCCATTCGTGGAGCGGCAGCTCTCTGGGAGCGTGGTGTTCGTGCATGGTAACCCGCGTGCCACCGAACAGCGCCGGCGCTACACGGACGGCGGTACGGATATCAATCGCTTGTTTTCGTACGGATACGTAGAGAGCTTGGCTCGTGAAGCCTGGACGTACGAGCACGAGCGAGCGCTAGAACTCAAGCCACTGGTGACCGGTGCAGACGCGCTGCTCGACATCCACTCGGCGAGTCAGCCGACGCCGCCGTTCGTCATCTGCGATGGCTCAAAGGAGGCGGTGCGTCTGGGTGCAGCCACAGGCTTCAAGGTGACCTACGGTTGGGACGGGCCCGGGATGTTGATGGACCAAGTCAGCATCGGTTCGCTCGTCTCCCAAGGCAAGCCTGCGGTCTCTGTCGAGTGCGGGCAACACGAGGCGCCGAGCACCATGGAGTATGCTCACGCCGTCCTCGACAGTTTCCTGGTGGCAATTGGGTCACTCGCCGGGGAGCTACCGCCGAGCGAGGCCGAAGTGTTCAGGCTGTTCGCGCGCGTTGTGAAGCCGACTCATGACTTCGAGCTGGCCCGTGATTTCGCGAGCTTCGAGCGACTGGGCGCTGGGGAGAGCCTCGGGTCTGGTCCTGGCTTGACCATCGTGATCGAACGCGAGGCGTATCTGCTTCTGCCGACGCCCAGCGCCGAACGCGGTGAAGATATCGTCTACCTGGCAGAGCGCGTGAGCTGA